The window ataaaaaggtaactAGATGGGTCTTGAAACTGATCATTTATGGCGAAGTTTTGAAAGATCAGGGTAAAATAATGATCATTGATTATTATGGCGAAAATAATGATCTATTTTTGGATTTGGATAAAATATCCAAATCTAAATGTAACTAAATTACAAAGATCAAGTATACTTGCTACAAGTTCTCAATTTTCATATCAAACAAAAAGTTCGTTAATTATACTATAAACAAACCCATAAGAAAACAAGAGAAAAAGAAGATGGGAGACTTTATCAATTACCTAATGTTTGATGGTAAAGAAGGCCATTTGTTGAGATCCTTCAAGGCAAGAGgaagaaaatttagaaagtAATAATCATTCCAATCAAGAAGTGCTCCCTTTTCCACACCCAATCTGCTTCCGTAACCTTCGTAGGTACTTGGGGAGTTTGAGTAAGCTTCTTTGGCTTCTACAGGCAAATGGAAGAAGCTTCTCCAAGCTTCTCTAGCGGCGGCCATCAGCTCCGGCCTCACCCCATGGTTGATCACCTTAAAATACGACCATGTGTgtataaaccgaaccaaatcgaTCAGTCATATTCTAATACTGAACCGAAACTGATTTTGGTGCAATAAAAATGAAACCTCATGATTGTTGTAgttatcatatatatacacgTTTTTTGCTAAATACATTAAAGTCAAGAtttattatgaaatatatatatatagactatttatatatttagtaattatttatattgtaaatatattgaaccacaaaaaaaaaaaaacccgtaAAAACTATAATCAAAACGAAAACAAAAGCATAACatcaaatttcatttttttacctGAAAGAAGCCAAACTCACGGCATGCTTCCGAGATCCTCTCCGTTTCCTCTTGGTTGCCGGATAAGATGCTCCTTAGGTCTACGACTGGGATATTTATCGCGGCAGCTTCCGGTTGATTGTTGATAGTGATGGTTTCATTAGGGCGTTGAGACGGCGGCTTGATGAAACGGTCGGGGACGGTGGCGAGGTTGCTCTCGGCCAGGGACTGCACTCGGATGATTGGTTCTGGCCATTTCTCGCCGAGGCCATTCGTGGTTTTGTTTAGGTCGCTCATGTTGTCCATCTTGACTTCCAGTTCTTGTTCGTTGAGGCCGTTCTTGCTCTTGATCTCGATCTTGTCGGTGGTCTCCTTCTCGATCATGATTTTGTCTTGGTTattcatattttctgttttgaGTTATTGATATTGCTCGTGTTCTTTTACTTGTTCATGTTAAGTTGTGAAGGATTGTTATCTATTTATAGAGTGCGTGGTTAGAGACGTAGAACGAGAAAGCCATGAAGGGAAAAACTGTGGgttgacaaaataaaataaaaaataaaataaaagatcttGATTTTTTTCCTCGTGGTTTTGTGGATATTAAATAGCCATTTTAGTTCTCTGTCGAAAGTAACTCAAGAAACCGTAACCGACGATGAAAACCAAAAATCGTAACCGACGAGGGAATCCGGAGTTGAGTTCATGGGATTGCGGCCATGTGTTTGTTAATTTATGGAACGTGTATAATATGTGAATATAAACGTTTTCTACTACATGGTATTAAAAGATAGAAAATGACGTGGAACGTGTATAGCATGTTTGTTTGGAGTTCTTTGTTCGGTTACTGTTTGTAAAACTTAGTAGatattttatcattaaaaaatatgtaaatagtTTACAGTAGTTTCTTTTATAAGCTCCTAATAATGTAAACTAGTATTGGTGTATAACTGTTTTGCTCGTGGCTTTGTAATTTAGCTGACGAGTTCTATATGTCCAGATGGGGTTCACATTCCCGTCACGAACGCTAAACTGGGAAGAGTTCTTAACCTAATTACCATTGCGCATGCCAGAGTCACCATCAACCATACCCTTATACGTTCCCTAGACTTTTTCATGGTGAACaacattttttctcttttagcTGACGTCTACTCTATCTCTAAGTTGTAGTACGTAATCTCcatttcttttccttaacaTCCTCATGCAAAATGAATCTGATATGAACTTGTTAAATCAAGCTGGAGATAGAAGCCACTTCAAACTGCTTGCACAGCAGAAAAACCTCATGCCTTTTTCTCAAGCTCCTCACCGTACAAGGTGCTGATTTGGAGGGTCTGAACTCTGAATAACGAGCATGCAACGCCTCTTCATATCACATAACTCCTATATATATGTTGTCCTTCTGTTGGAACATGTGAGCTAACATGGAGACTCATGCTCAATGGAATAGTACGCTTTTAAGTGGTTATCGATTTTTTGCAATGTTGTTGTTTCCTTTCAGTGCCATGTGAAGAGTTTTAGGGGCTTAaggcaagttttaaaaataaatttatttacaaccgtaatgaaaatatttttttaatatgatatattattttcaccaaatacacaagtttaataatgtaaaagaataagtttataacgtaaatatattatattatgtcatataaaaaaaatacatgaattcaaaaaaaagaattaattaattttcgtagaattttttttttttaaataagtctAAATCACTATactagaaattatttaaaattttggaactCTAAAAACAGTCATATTAATCGGGGACCTGAAGCGAATGtctttttcaatacactgtaggcaTGCCTCTGTTTCCTttaagaatattacaaaagtaACACTTTTCTAGACATAATAACAATGCTTAAGAAATTGTTAGGAAGTAACTAAGCATTTATAGAGGACTAGTGATTAATCAGATTATCTTTAAGCCTCGTATAAAATGTGAATATGTATTAACATTATTACTTGATTAAACATATTTAAACCAATTATATTGACGTAGaaaatttttaatagattttgaaCGGTTAAACCGATTTGATTTGAATCACATAGATCAAATTTTAAGATGCTACAAAATCAGATTTTATGAACTATAATTGAATGCTGTCTAAGGACATCTCCATTCTTATTCCATAATTTActttaaaatggagtaaaaaatggagtatgaacaaaaaaaataaaaaaattactttatttataGAGTAAATTATGGAGTAGATGCGAAGATGATCTAAAGAGCGCCTAGGTGTCACTTACACCTATTTTTAGAACATTGGATAACATTAACTTATGAGTGTCACTTTTTCATCTCTGCTAAATGAATTTGCATATGTAAATTTTCCTTACATCCGTAAGTGGACGGTGGCTTTTATTATATGTCAGCATCGGACGATGCGAGTCGGTGATCCATGCAAATTTATGCCACTATGCGATTGACAATTATTGATCTtttgaacacaaaaaaaaaaaaaaattacaataaacACAAAAATTCGTGAGTGTAAATGATGATTAACTTTCTGTCATGCAATAGCAAGTTAGTCGCCCCAGGAATATTCACCACGCGCTTGTTGTATATTCAACACACCAATCAAACTTTATTCGTTTGCCAACCATATTGTTTAAACTACTCTTGTTCGAGATTACTTGTAAGAGAACATTTAAGTGGAGTTTAAATTATCACGTGTAATCCTTAATAAATAGAGACGATTTTGATATACAATGGCAAAACTCGTATTAAGATATGGTCGGTTGACCATGCATGTTTGTTCCCTGAATAGAAGGCCGACTTCCCAATAATGGAAACATGATTCACTGAATTTGAACGCACATGTACATAGGTAGCCAACTACATATTGTAACAGCAATTTACTGaaaattattcattttaaaaggtaaagatgtaaaataatattcaaaacacAAAGCAAAGCATTAACTAAAATACACAAACTAATAAcatttttgatataataaaatattaagcaTGATTCATAAACAATATGTGGTAACTCGGGCTAAGGCATAACTAACATGACAGGTTCGTGTGGGTAAATTTTGTGATGGACAAGTATGAACTTATTTCATTCatcttgttctgtttttttcttcttctggttTGGAACTTTCCTATTGGTAGGATCTCATTTACTTAGAGCATTTTTATCCCTAAACCCCATTAAAggtttcttaattattttttctgattaacaaaaaaaaattaaaaagcacGCTAATCGTAGGCCGCCACGTGTCAATAAGACCTACAAACAGTGCAAAAAACACACAACACACGTCTCGTCTCTTATTTTGCACACATAACACACCGTTTTTTCTAAACTGTGGGCTCCCTCCAAGAGACGCTCAAAAGAAAGCAATAAAGATGCTCTTAAGGCCcttttagagagagaaactagaaGAAAGAGAAACGAGACTAgtttgtatattaaaaaaaacgaaaCTATGTTTCATGATAAAAACCCtgtgatagttttttttatgaacTATATAACAAACAAATATTCCTTGAATGTTTTATGACTACTTAAACTTtgttttagacaaaaaaaaatcaattaaataaaACGAGGAAATATAACATTACAAAAGGTTACGGTCTCATCTAAACTAATGAGGTCCGCAACGATCGTCAAAGCTACGCACATATTTTTCTCCGATGTTATTcgtggaaaaagaagaaaaagaacaatGCATCCTAAAATTCAGTCAGAAATAAGGTTTGCAAAATTAGTAACTTGATTGAGAAGTAAACATAAAATTGGCTACAATCAACTATAGAAAATGGATGTTTTTATTGATGGTATCGAAGATGAATACAGGAGGTTCAAGACAACAATATAGATTTTGAATGTTAATCAGAGTATAGTTTTGATATTATTGTAAGAGAATCCCTCTGGCTTATGTGTATGAATATGAATCATGTCTTAAGTTAAACTCTCAAGTAGTATGATATGATGATGATAACACTAGCGTACTAATAATACATTCATTAACAAGTTTAGAAGTCTCTCACCATAATTGGATGAATCATCATCTTTCACACTACCAACAAACAACACTTACAATTCTGTTTAAAAGATAGAGATATTTGACACCAAGAAGTGAAACAGCCAGCTCTTACAATAAACAACTACCTTTAAAAGCACCGTTGCTTGAAAGCCTTGTTGAGTTCGAGAAAAGTTAAAATGACAACTGTTTGTAGACTAATCCAGCTTCTATAGCTGCAATAAATAGTTGATAGAAGCAAAGCAAGAACATCGTTACCAGCACTTTGTGGCTGATCAAGCTCAAAGAGTCACCTAGCAACTTCTGGAGCAATCTTAGTAGTCCTATGTTTTTCACTACAACCACGTGAACCAACATGTACTACTACCATGAGGTTCCATTAAAGATAGAAGAGCTCTGATGTATACTATTGGTTGTCAAAAGCAAATCTTCACTTTGATTGTGGAAATAGTCAATGACTGTAGTTACATGTTCACCGCATGAATGAAATTATAATTGAAACTAACCTTAAAATACAAAACCAACCAAACTGAATAAATTTTGGTTTAATCACTCAAATacaaaatatctataaaaaacCTTGAGAGTGGTGAATATGACAGTacaatgtattttatatatatgcttCAAGTATTGAAAACAAAGTTAGGGTTTCCATCTGATTGTATTCAGAGATAATGGTAACACAATGAATTAACAttaataagcaaaaaaaaatcagctgGTCAGAAATAGATAAATCTGacagcttctctctctctctctctctctctctctctctctctctctctctctctctctctctctctctctctctctctctctctctctctctctctctctctctctctctctctctctctctctctctctctctctctctctctctctctctctctctctctctctctctctctctctctctctgccgGCTTCATTTCATTCTGCTGTTACCTTGATCTGTCCATAGAGATTAGGGTCTGCTTCATAGTGTACAACATCTCCTTCATCGCTCACAAAATGATCTTCTTTAATACTTTTTGCTAAGATTCCCAGTAAATGTAATGGCAACGGTCCAGACTTATCAGGCTCCCTGTAATACTTCCCTAATACTGGTTTAGCTGCTTCTGTCTGCAAAGGAGAAACAAGCAACCAACAGACACATAGAGATAAGTTCTAAGCTTCTGTAGTAGCATGAACACACCAAAAATCAAACTTTCGTTTCAACTACTTACTGCTTCTACCAGATGATAATTTGGGATCTGAGGGACAAGATGATGTATCACATGAGTTCCAATGTCGTGATGGATGTTGTTGATCAATCCGTAGTCACGGTCCAATGTTGTAAGTCCTCCTCTCAAGTAACTCCATTCCTGTTTTCGAGAGAAACATGAGACTTTAGGCAACCTTAAAGAGAAAGATAGCATGGTGTTGTCTCCAAAGACCAGAGACTACCTTCCCACGGTACCAAGGGAGCTTATCTTCATGACCATGGTGATGCAGCAGATAAGTCACTAAGTCCAACCACATTACATTTATCTGTATTTGACATTAAAAACAACTATCAGCTAAGGCAAAGGAAACAATGCGCAAATTTCTTAATCCGAAACAGTAGAGTAACAGAGACGCATTACCCAGTAAGGAACTACATAACGCTTGAGCATTTGCATTGGATCCATCACAAAGTTGAGACAGACAAGTAGAGCAGCCATTGCAGTCCAACAAGCAGTAGAAGTAAGGACATCATTCCTCTTTTTAGGGAGGAAACAGTCGCTGTCTGGATGGTAATGATAACCCTTCTTCCCCAGACTTCAAGCACACTGAAACTGtgatataacaaactaagttccacatataaagagatgtccaactctaatagtacgaggccttttgggatggaaaccaaaagtaaatccatgcgggcttgccaattagatccaaagtggacaatatcgtactaatcagagaatatagagttggacacgggatttaagaatcccaacaattggtatcagagcggttgatgagaaatctgcaagaaagaCCGAAATACCCTTTGAATGATGAATGAGTGATGAATGGGTATCCTATGAGTTAGGAATGAGAGGTGTGTAGCAGATATCGAGTCAGAAGATCCTGGAAGTCAGTTGTGGGACacgagatgaatgtgatccttagtttgagggggagaatgtgatataacaaactaagttccacattggagaattagacaatgagagtctaatatataaagagatgtccaactttAATAGTACGAGaccttttgggatggaaaccaaaagtaaatccatgcggacTTGCCAATTAggtccaaagtggacaatatcgtattAATCAGagaatatagagttggacacgggatttaAGAATCTCAACAGAAACAACATATGAAGGACATATGAGCTTTGTTTTTTACTTGATGTGTGTCAGCTTAAGCTATTAAGTAACAAACATAAGAGTTCGTTTACCAAGTAGAAAGGGTAAGCGAGCATGACAAGAGGCAGTGTAAATCTAAAGAATCCAGTCGGTTTGTCAGAAATAACTAACTCTTTTTATTcacttcaaaattatatttctacTTTATCATACCAAATTgtcatttttgtttcttttctcaatatgtattatataaattCTGAATATGTGACCTAATCAAATTTGattgtttatatatatcaagaaatgtttaaaataaatttaaaaataaatgaaataaactttttatttattaaataaataaaaaataaaaaagttcgtttttttggtcaaactagATCCTTTTATATcggaatttgaaaaattatgttGCTTAAATTAGATATATTTCAATTTGTGATTTATCTATAAATGTACGTATctatccaaatttttaaaacaccATCATTCCATTATCTAAGATGAAAAACGCATTTAAACTTTTGCTTATTGGTTTCGTTATGCTCACGATTCTTCTATTAggtttatatatacatttacaACTTTCTTAATATACTATATAATCAttccaaaataaatttcatttgatGATGTATtagtttatatacatatataaatagaatgttagttatataatattgagtttagtgatttttt is drawn from Brassica rapa cultivar Chiifu-401-42 chromosome A05, CAAS_Brap_v3.01, whole genome shotgun sequence and contains these coding sequences:
- the LOC103870370 gene encoding probable 2-oxoglutarate-dependent dioxygenase At3g111800 yields the protein MNNQDKIMIEKETTDKIEIKSKNGLNEQELEVKMDNMSDLNKTTNGLGEKWPEPIIRVQSLAESNLATVPDRFIKPPSQRPNETITINNQPEAAAINIPVVDLRSILSGNQEETERISEACREFGFFQVINHGVRPELMAAAREAWRSFFHLPVEAKEAYSNSPSTYEGYGSRLGVEKGALLDWNDYYFLNFLPLALKDLNKWPSLPSNIREVVDEYGEELVKLGESLMRILSSNLGVNEEQLQEAFGGEDFSACMRVNYYPKCPRPELALGLSPHSDPGGITILLPDDQVAGLQVHHGDTWITVNALPNAFVVNLGDQMQILSNSIYKSSEHRVIVNSQKERVSLAFFYNPKSDIPIQPLEQLISSTNPPLYPPMSYDQYRLFIRTHGPRGKSYVESHVSLVNG